The Shewanella sp. KX20019 genome window below encodes:
- a CDS encoding HlyD family secretion protein: MVNVRVLLFILILSTISACDRRDKQVALGSLERERIAHTATINEVVVGLPVAQGSTVRKGEVLVQLDDTFQKSQQLKAQAEVAQATANYDKLRKGAREEEIAAASANVAGAKATLLESEANYRRMQTMVKNNLASKANLDRALASRDSGIANLENAQEQLRELTSGTREEDIRFAKANLDAAKAVLAGENKRLADLTIRATRDGILDNLPWNLGERVTQGSPLAILLAGKAPYARVYIPEPYRVKVKIDDNLLVYVDGIDDPIMGHVRWVSNEPAFTPYYALNQEERARLMYLAEVQLPDSASNLPNGVPAQVELP; the protein is encoded by the coding sequence ATGGTTAATGTGCGCGTACTCCTTTTTATACTCATTCTAAGTACTATCTCGGCTTGTGATAGACGTGACAAACAAGTCGCGCTAGGCAGTTTAGAGCGCGAGCGTATCGCCCATACTGCCACTATCAATGAGGTTGTTGTTGGCCTGCCTGTCGCACAAGGGAGTACGGTTCGCAAAGGGGAGGTGCTAGTCCAATTAGATGACACCTTTCAAAAATCACAGCAGTTAAAGGCGCAGGCTGAGGTTGCTCAAGCCACTGCTAACTACGATAAGTTGCGAAAAGGTGCGCGTGAAGAGGAGATAGCCGCAGCCAGCGCCAATGTCGCAGGCGCAAAGGCAACACTACTGGAAAGTGAAGCCAATTACCGCCGCATGCAGACCATGGTGAAAAATAATCTAGCCAGCAAGGCGAATCTTGATCGCGCTCTCGCCAGCCGTGATTCTGGTATCGCCAATCTAGAAAATGCCCAAGAGCAGTTACGAGAATTAACCTCTGGCACTAGAGAGGAGGATATTCGATTTGCTAAAGCTAATCTCGATGCAGCTAAAGCGGTGTTGGCAGGGGAGAATAAGCGCTTAGCAGATCTCACCATTAGAGCCACCCGCGACGGCATTTTGGATAACTTACCGTGGAATCTGGGTGAGCGAGTGACTCAAGGCAGTCCTTTAGCAATTTTGCTGGCGGGTAAAGCGCCTTATGCGAGAGTTTATATCCCTGAGCCATATCGGGTGAAAGTGAAGATTGATGATAACCTGCTGGTGTATGTTGATGGAATTGATGACCCCATTATGGGGCACGTAAGGTGGGTATCTAATGAACCAGCGTTCACACCCTATTACGCGCTCAACCAGGAAGAGCGAGCAAGGCTAATGTACCTCGCAGAGGTACAACTCCCAGACAGCGCGTCTAATTTACCCAATGGAGTCCCCGCTCAAGTGGAGTTGCCATGA
- a CDS encoding phytase, giving the protein MINQKYVMALAFATLFSCQLAAQDNRDPQQGRTILQGPVAASEMAIWEQRALFASERLGLVLADKQQLNVIVPGQFEYLAVYNNIALTYDTQVDQVQGIKLNLNNMQRLSLLPKRAFQVEWLCLQPRRADNNLYAWIGDDAGHSEQWLLSSGGQWQPQLVRSLAVSMGALKCAVDDNEQLHVLDNHQGLWRYPAAPHMADESELVVSMPNNELSGLTIKAGQITMIDESGQVFDTQGDKVAAPFKDGQAFESLYVAETQLWAYSDDKDQFYQAQWQPKKIKATNATAQIKEIPTAVESDISDRAGDTMDDPAIWVHPTMPEKSRVLGTNKRWGLLSFSMQGEQLQAIAAGRVNNVDIRQQVLLGGEYRDIAVASNRDRNSLSIFSIDAQGSLTQLPEQTTTLTDIYGLCMYQPNEGELHVFANEKSGLVSQIELKWQDNHLKATEVRQFSVPSQPEGCVVDDVNNKLFLGEENVGIWAFNLDDKSANLSGKMIIKAGEALVADIEGISLYQADSETGYLVVSSQGNDSYLLYNSTAPYAYIDRFRIGVNASLGYDGSAETDGLDVTSSSVGRGAWSQGMMVVQDGRNRMPDQNQNFKWVPWSAISQTLQLNKE; this is encoded by the coding sequence ATGATTAATCAAAAATATGTAATGGCGTTAGCCTTTGCGACACTTTTTAGTTGTCAGCTAGCAGCACAAGATAACCGAGATCCACAGCAGGGTCGAACCATTTTGCAGGGACCTGTAGCGGCGAGCGAAATGGCAATCTGGGAGCAACGGGCTCTGTTTGCCAGTGAGCGATTAGGGCTAGTATTGGCAGATAAACAGCAATTAAACGTTATCGTTCCCGGCCAGTTTGAATATTTAGCGGTGTATAACAATATTGCACTGACCTACGATACTCAGGTTGACCAAGTGCAGGGGATTAAGTTGAACCTGAATAACATGCAACGCTTGTCACTGCTACCCAAGCGGGCCTTTCAGGTGGAGTGGTTATGTTTGCAGCCTCGGCGTGCAGATAACAATCTTTATGCTTGGATTGGGGATGATGCCGGCCATTCTGAGCAGTGGTTGTTGTCGTCGGGTGGACAGTGGCAACCTCAACTGGTACGTAGCTTGGCGGTATCAATGGGGGCGTTAAAGTGTGCCGTGGATGATAACGAGCAGCTTCATGTTCTCGATAATCATCAAGGGCTGTGGCGTTACCCTGCTGCCCCGCATATGGCTGATGAATCAGAGCTTGTTGTCTCAATGCCCAATAATGAGTTATCTGGATTAACCATTAAAGCGGGTCAAATTACTATGATTGATGAAAGTGGCCAGGTTTTCGATACCCAAGGAGATAAAGTCGCAGCGCCCTTTAAAGATGGTCAAGCATTCGAAAGCTTGTATGTGGCAGAGACACAGCTTTGGGCTTATTCGGACGACAAGGATCAATTTTATCAAGCACAATGGCAGCCTAAAAAAATCAAGGCTACCAATGCAACTGCACAAATAAAAGAGATCCCCACAGCCGTTGAGAGTGATATTTCTGACAGAGCTGGCGATACCATGGATGACCCCGCGATATGGGTTCATCCTACTATGCCGGAGAAAAGCCGCGTTTTAGGCACTAACAAGCGCTGGGGGTTATTGAGTTTTTCTATGCAAGGTGAGCAGCTGCAAGCCATTGCTGCTGGGCGGGTTAATAATGTCGATATTAGGCAGCAAGTATTACTAGGTGGTGAATATCGTGACATTGCCGTTGCCAGTAATCGCGATCGTAATAGCCTAAGCATTTTTAGTATTGATGCTCAAGGCTCATTGACCCAATTACCTGAACAGACTACAACTTTGACTGATATCTACGGCCTGTGCATGTATCAACCTAATGAAGGTGAATTGCATGTATTTGCCAATGAGAAATCGGGGCTGGTGAGTCAAATCGAACTGAAATGGCAAGATAACCATTTAAAAGCAACTGAAGTTCGGCAGTTTAGTGTGCCCAGTCAACCAGAGGGGTGTGTGGTTGATGATGTCAACAACAAGCTATTCCTAGGTGAAGAGAATGTCGGTATCTGGGCATTCAATCTCGATGATAAATCAGCGAATTTGAGTGGCAAGATGATTATTAAAGCGGGGGAGGCGCTGGTGGCCGATATCGAGGGAATATCACTTTATCAAGCAGACAGTGAGACTGGTTATTTAGTGGTCTCTAGCCAGGGAAATGATAGTTACCTGCTGTATAACAGCACTGCGCCTTATGCTTACATAGATCGTTTTAGGATAGGGGTTAATGCCAGCTTAGGTTATGACGGTAGCGCTGAGACCGACGGACTGGATGTCACCTCAAGCTCGGTAGGTCGTGGAGCTTGGTCGCAAGGGATGATGGTGGTGCAAGATGGCCGTAATCGTATGCCGGATCAGAATCAAAACTTTAAATGGGTGCCTTGGAGTGCGATTAGCCAAACACTGCAGTTAAATAAGGAGTAG
- a CDS encoding TonB-dependent receptor, with amino-acid sequence MKQLGSLSPLYLALFAASLAFPSTSWAGKVEGAITDGATKMPLEGALISIKELNLKQESSRDGRFFFQEVPEGEYTLVAQYLGGATYTQQIKVGEVSLINTQIELKGQGLEHIQVVGQRGSLSKSLNRQRAADNLVSVLSADALGNFPDTNISEALQRVPGISIERDQGEGRFVRIRGMAPDYNAVSMNGTRLPSPDSDRRAVALDVVPADLLQSVEVTKTLTPDMDADSLGGAIEVKSLSAFDRDDTYVNVSAEGSYDGMTDSVNPKLAGSYSDIFQDNIGVAIAASWYNRDFGSDNVETGGKWSFDEPTKLEEVEQRDYQINRERVGLGANLDFRPNDDNDLFIRTLYSSFVDTETRNGNEIKWDDGALPDDPTTAEATRSLKSREEDQAIFSLVLGGESRLDTWTVNYLTSWSRAEADKPRYIGGADFEGEFDEVAYQNSQVPKISASDDFYNADNYLLDKVEIAESNTVDTMVSAKFDLSKTWLLADRPVALKFGAKYSARAKENREDIWIFEDFDEQGITESQLLMSQFSAAEPDYNLGRFGPSIAAAPVWDLVNRMDSAAAKDEIESRINDFDIDEDITAAYFMGHIDIDSLRLLAGVRFEHTAMQSQGSGFDESKDEFFTNNTDRDYQHWLPGLHLNYKWSDKTVVRASWTNTIVRPTFGQLAPGFLIEQDDDELEASFGNPDLEALEAMNWDVSIEHYMGGLGVISASGFYKDITNFIYEADLGGRGKYQNFDKAETFVNGDDANILGLELAYVQEFGFMPEGWRGLIFTSNLTLSDSTAHINWQDDGLQGRDIPLPSQSELTANASFGYENPYVSFRLAAAYKSEYLVEIGELDDANFDIYQDAHTQWDFVAKSYITEDITVYFKAINITDEPFYTYTGQSRYNAQYEEYGRTFQLGIQFINY; translated from the coding sequence ATGAAGCAGCTCGGTTCGCTTTCACCGCTCTACCTTGCACTTTTTGCCGCTAGTCTCGCTTTTCCATCCACTTCATGGGCTGGCAAAGTCGAAGGGGCGATTACCGATGGGGCGACGAAAATGCCTTTAGAAGGCGCACTCATCAGCATTAAGGAGCTAAACCTTAAACAGGAATCGAGCCGAGATGGGCGTTTCTTTTTTCAGGAAGTGCCTGAGGGTGAGTACACATTAGTGGCGCAGTATCTAGGAGGAGCAACGTACACTCAGCAGATCAAAGTGGGTGAAGTCAGTCTCATCAACACGCAAATCGAATTGAAAGGGCAAGGCCTTGAGCATATACAGGTGGTCGGCCAACGTGGTTCGCTGAGTAAATCTTTAAATCGCCAACGTGCTGCAGATAATCTTGTCAGTGTCTTGAGCGCTGATGCCTTGGGTAACTTCCCGGATACCAATATTAGTGAGGCGTTGCAGAGGGTTCCTGGGATTTCAATCGAACGTGACCAAGGCGAAGGTCGCTTTGTGCGTATTAGAGGCATGGCGCCTGACTATAACGCGGTATCGATGAATGGCACCCGACTACCGTCACCTGATAGTGATCGCCGCGCTGTGGCGCTAGATGTTGTGCCTGCTGACTTACTGCAATCCGTTGAGGTGACGAAAACATTAACACCGGACATGGATGCTGATTCACTGGGTGGGGCAATTGAAGTTAAGAGCTTATCGGCTTTTGATCGTGATGACACCTATGTCAATGTTAGTGCTGAAGGTAGCTATGACGGAATGACAGACAGTGTTAATCCTAAGCTTGCGGGTAGTTATAGTGATATTTTTCAAGACAACATCGGCGTAGCCATTGCCGCAAGCTGGTATAACCGTGATTTTGGCTCCGATAATGTTGAAACGGGTGGTAAATGGAGCTTCGATGAGCCTACTAAATTAGAAGAGGTTGAGCAGCGTGACTACCAGATTAATCGAGAGCGTGTCGGCCTTGGCGCGAATCTAGATTTTAGACCTAACGATGACAATGACCTGTTTATTCGAACCCTCTATAGCAGCTTTGTCGATACCGAAACCCGCAACGGTAATGAGATAAAATGGGACGATGGCGCCTTGCCTGATGACCCCACAACCGCAGAAGCGACCCGTTCATTAAAATCCCGAGAGGAAGATCAGGCGATTTTTTCCCTTGTCTTAGGCGGCGAGTCTCGGCTCGATACTTGGACTGTTAATTACCTGACGAGTTGGAGCCGCGCAGAAGCTGATAAACCGCGCTATATCGGTGGTGCGGACTTCGAAGGTGAGTTTGATGAAGTTGCTTATCAAAATAGCCAAGTGCCAAAAATATCCGCAAGTGACGATTTTTACAATGCAGATAACTACTTGCTAGATAAAGTTGAAATTGCCGAATCAAATACCGTCGACACTATGGTGTCGGCTAAGTTTGATTTAAGTAAAACTTGGTTGCTAGCTGATAGGCCTGTCGCGCTTAAGTTTGGCGCAAAGTACAGCGCTCGCGCTAAGGAGAATCGAGAAGACATCTGGATCTTTGAAGATTTCGACGAGCAAGGTATTACGGAGTCTCAGCTGTTAATGAGTCAATTTTCAGCAGCTGAACCAGACTACAACCTAGGACGATTTGGCCCCTCTATTGCGGCTGCCCCCGTTTGGGATTTGGTCAACCGCATGGACAGCGCTGCAGCAAAAGACGAGATTGAATCGCGGATCAATGACTTTGATATCGATGAAGATATTACCGCGGCTTATTTTATGGGACACATCGATATTGATAGTTTGCGTCTGCTGGCTGGGGTACGTTTTGAACACACTGCAATGCAGTCACAAGGTTCTGGTTTTGATGAAAGTAAGGATGAATTCTTTACCAATAATACCGACCGTGACTATCAGCACTGGCTGCCAGGTTTGCATCTTAACTATAAGTGGAGTGATAAAACCGTGGTGCGAGCATCTTGGACCAATACCATTGTGCGGCCGACTTTTGGACAGCTAGCGCCAGGGTTTTTGATTGAGCAAGATGATGACGAGCTTGAAGCAAGCTTTGGTAATCCCGATTTAGAAGCGTTAGAGGCGATGAATTGGGATGTCAGTATTGAGCATTATATGGGTGGGTTAGGTGTTATTTCTGCCAGTGGTTTTTATAAAGATATTACTAACTTTATCTATGAAGCAGATCTTGGCGGACGCGGTAAGTACCAAAATTTTGATAAAGCCGAGACGTTTGTTAATGGTGATGATGCCAATATTTTGGGGTTGGAGCTTGCCTATGTGCAGGAATTTGGCTTTATGCCTGAAGGCTGGCGTGGGTTAATCTTTACTAGCAACTTGACACTAAGTGACTCAACGGCGCATATCAATTGGCAAGATGATGGTTTACAGGGGCGTGATATTCCCCTGCCTAGTCAGTCAGAGCTTACCGCTAATGCTTCATTTGGCTATGAAAATCCCTATGTGAGCTTTCGGCTAGCCGCTGCTTATAAGTCGGAATATTTGGTTGAGATTGGTGAGCTAGATGATGCTAATTTTGATATTTACCAAGATGCACATACCCAGTGGGACTTCGTCGCTAAAAGCTATATTACCGAAGATATTACAGTCTACTTCAAAGCGATAAATATTACTGATGAACCTTTCTATACCTATACCGGACAGAGCCGTTACAACGCCCAATACGAAGAGTATGGCCGTACATTTCAGCTAGGTATTCAATTCATCAACTATTAA